The DNA window TATGCACGTTACGGAGCCCATTAACCCTTTTTTTAActtgctaaaatatattttttctacttttaattATCACGGTGTGTTTAGcataaattacgaaaatatgacatatttgtatattttttttaccctATGCTTGGTCTGCTTAGAGTCCCCGTATCATCTAGCCCCCTACCCCTAGGTAGACCAAAAACTGCCTACGTGGACAACAGTGCCTAAcggcttatatatattttattattagccatgaacttttttaaatcaatagcaTGAATAtctattagaataaataattatttatttagattatattgtctatgaaaaatattgaataaaaatgaatgtggcctaacaaaaaatatttttaatttaagaaaaccaattaataaatatggagtttaatgctaaaataaatatttatgttttatttttagtgcctttgattcaatataaatgttGGACATGGGACTCTGCTTGTCTGACGGCGCGTGCGCAGGCTTTAACACCCATCTTTACAGCAGGTTTTCATGAAATAGGCACAGAACGATTAGATCCTATGTTCATTGACTCAGTTAATGTTAAAGATCAAGCAGGTCTCAAATTTGATATGCAAAATGTGTATATCGAAGGTTTTAAAACCGCAACAATTGACAACATCAGGTCAGTTTTAATTTGCTATTATAGTATTCACAGtggttgaatttaaataataatgctcgttaattttaataaaatatataaatactccctccctttttcaaaatatttttatcattaaaactaattatgcagccgaaaagaaataaaaattatacgatgtaataagaataaaaagtaattgtaaaaactgtaattaaaaaaaatattgttgcaaTTATTTGTCTTCAGCTTAAAATGAaccctttattttttttagtattgacATGAATTCACGTATAATACGACTAGTCTTCCATGCAGATTTGTCAATAAAGAGTTCGTATAGGGCTAGTGGATATTTATTTTCCTTGCCTATTTTTGGACATGGAGATTTTTTAATGAGATACGGTGAGTATATATACTGTTCTAtatgttctaaaattaaaatgtaatcacATGGACTTTCAATTAACTCACTCAGTAAATATTtgtgcaaaattaaaataatttaataaaaaaatgtgacgTTAAAAACTgccattaaaaatgttatttctgtatttaaattCCTGTTTGTTGATAGTAAGTATTTGATTGTGTTACAGATAATGTTCTAACTGAAATGGTCATACCTTTCGAGATAATAAAGAACACACAAGGCAAGAATATCATTAACCTAAAGGTATACAAGTACTGGTTTGACGTGAGAGGCGGTGGTCAATTTCATTTGGGTAATCTTTATAACAACGACACGATATCAAGTaagataataaacaatatatttaatatagttttatgtgACGCCGTCTGATTTCGGTATTGGTGAATAGATTTGCCCTCTTACCCGTGGAGTAAGAGGACAAGTCGTTGCACCCGAGTTCTAACTATAATCGACCGAGCAGAGTATCCGCCAAGCGATATAAACAGTCGCCGGTTCGATTCTGACCACTTTAGCTATTGTCTCCCTTACTCCTAGAACTAAATTTAAGCTCAATTGGAGGGTTAAATAGGAAGAGGAGAGTTAAAAGGAAGTTAAATGGtcattgctaataaaaaaaggaaaatataagtTTCACAAGAAGTGACACAGTGTTTTAAACTTTACTGAcctcaaataaataacataagagcacgatgatgatgaagattTAAGGTTTATTTGTTACCTGTTTCAACTTTACTCGTTTCCAGTACAACGTTTTAATGAAAGTACAAtggataaaatttttaaaatgttggtgcttacttaaaataaaataatttgttgttttttttttttcaggtgaGGGAATGCATGCAATAATCAATCAGAATTGGCAACTTATTTCCATGATGTATGGGGGACAAATGTTTGATAAGATCAACGATAACATTTTCAATGCAATTCGTACTTATCTTCATTCGCAATCGTTGGAAAACATTGTCTTGTACTAAATATtgttaactattataattataatacataaaataataaaattttatgtatgtaatttgtaaatgtatgtatgtaaatttctcaataattaaggctttaattttgtaaatatcatcTGAATTAGTTTCGATTAGTTAGttgattgttttgtaaataaactgcGGTTAAAGTGACATATTTTCAAAGCGTAAAAATCTATTTTCGATCAGagtctaatattattatcattctcTGTCATATAACTCTATAATATTCAGATGTGACAAACAATaattactgttatatttttttctggaaAAAGTTTTAACTAAGTTCagagatgtaaataaatatatggtgtGGATATCGGTTTtggaattgtattttaaaaatattatgattaactATGCttgaaatatatactattttaccAAGAATgagctttttattattaaaattaaagaaaaaaaaattgtcgataGAGACCCTGGGCAGATGTGTAAGGTGCTTTATGGCATAGTCCAAGCCTTAGTGAGGTTATACGGGGATAATGATAACGCTATTAATGTATGAAGATGTACATTGTATGACCTTGCGAAAGAACAACGTCAGATGGTATTACAGAAGTAGGATATTACGATATCATAAATCATTCGAGCCAGCTTCCCACTTTATACAGCTAATTtcatacgatttaaaaaaatagattaccaCAAAAGTCAGAGCCATTATTGTATACTTATCCATGTTTCGTAATTTTCTCTaagtttctaaaataatttagccCGTTTCTAGCCTTTTTGTTTCAAGTAAATGTTATGACTGTTAATTGACAATGCAGCGCTACCATAGTTTTAAATACCGTCCTTAATGTTTCGTATGGCACAATTatcactaattaatatttttgaaatttagatGTTTACATGTTCAACCTGGCTAGAGGTAGCCTAACGGCAACATCTGATagaatttcatcaattttaattgatttcccTACATTCAAAAATGTATAGTTGATTTACATTTATGCAAAGCAAACGACGATTATAAGTTTCTCAGAATCAATCATTAGTATTAATCTCTAAATATTCTCGATGTTCTACGGATAAACGTGGATCCACTATTTGGATCCCATCAAGATTTCAACGTATTACTGGCAAAGTTTTATCTTGACTctttattgctatttttataaattttatttgtgtgtgtgttgtgtgtTTAGGagcgataatattatataaatattaaattgtcatCGAGATAATTTTGGTACAAATGATTTAaaggatacaaaaatatttcttaaatgaaCAGGTGATTccggaaaataaaattacgtatcaaaaacacttatattttgtattaatgatTTTAGCATATGAACCTAATAAATAAGAACTTTTCGTGAGTATGGCGTGGGTATAAGCTAGCAAtaacacaaaatcaaaatatactttattcaagtaggcttttacaagcacttttgaatcgttatttaacaaactatattaagtgaagctaccatcgattcggaatgttgattctaccgagaagaaccggcaagagactcagtagttactctttttcaacatttaaaaatacagtcatgttagttaaatatatatgtatgtatgtaatatatccggCCTGGAAGtcttaactccacgcttttttattatctgtataatcttgcattgaataataaaagtatacaaaaggaggaaataacgataataaatattaaaaaaaaattgaacaaagACGTacctcaatttaatttatttacagattaacatacctaaatatttttatgtatgtatatactatgacgatagaattaaaaaaaaaaaaaacatttgtataaatatgattttacaaAGGTTTGGATTTCAGTACCATTTGAATACGAATACGTATAAGCAGTAGTACCGTCGACAAAAATGATCGGAACGTCCAAATATTTGACGGTGTTTGTAGTTATATATATGCTGTTGCATATTTCAGCCTCACGTAAGTCTTTTACCGTTTTTAATAtgtgtctttttatttatttttgtttgctatttaataaaaaaaaatatatgtaaatatattttttagagaaTTTAAGCAATTTTGGACGGGCAAtcaggccacctgatgataaaggTCACAACTGCCTATAAACGTTAgggccgtaagaaattttaaccattccttacatcgccaatgcgccatcaacctccGGAACTGAGGTGTTATgtcatcatttaaattaatattttgtttccaGATGATACTAGTATAAACAAGAAATGCACATTACAAGACGCAAATTGTTTAAGGGAGAAAAGTTTTATCGCTCTCGATACATTCGTTGATGGAATTCCAGAGTTAGGTATTGAGAAGATGGATAAAATGTCTATAGATAGGATCGATATAAAAACGGACAGCGTTACATTTGTAATGACGGATGTTGAAATAGAGGGTTTGAGGAATGCAACAGTCACTGACGTCAGGTATTTGGCCAAATATGTTACTTATACTTAACTAAATACCTCGGATCAATTTATCATCCGCATTAGACAAGATCctgtttattttcgttttataacgtccaataacaatacaatacaattagctaaatttcaaaacaacaaatttaaaaacaatttacttgtaTTTAAGGCAGTAAAATCTCTTAAGAAACATTTTGCGTATTATCTTTAATAGATTTGTCAACGATCGCTAAAAAGGTTTCCGGAACTACAATTTTTCTTCAACTACTTTTATTTACAGaactaaatctataaatatatatcgtttaaattacttattttattttagcctaTTTTGCCTAACATTGCTCTAGAAATTATGATATAGCTCAATTTTAATGGATAGATTAGCAGTAGTTGTATAAAATGTGTCAAGTTCAGTAtgacaaaactattttataataacagaaatgtttaatgatcggtaactaatatttattgtaatttgattatgaacatttattgttgtaaatacgaataataaataatagttgtttgtgttatttaaaacaaattacaaaatggAGGATGTTCTATATTCTCGTATTCATAAATACGGATTTGTTTTAAGCTATAACCAACCAATGAAATGTCAGCATTCCTCtcatttactttgatttttgtGTACAGGATTGTAtaggttttaaatataactataattattgaCTTTTAAATCAGCCATATATTATGGTGTCATGATATCAAATTAGTTTTCGCCTGCAGCtgcaacatttttaaaaattgtagtcTAGGCGTTATTCTGATTTAtaagcaatattattataaagattcgTTAAAATCCATTGAGTAGTTTTTGCATATAGCAGTAACAAATACCCATCCATAcattcgcctttataatattagttaggataatTCACtgtatatgtttgttttttttttcagctttGACGAGTTTATAAAAGTAGTGAGTCTTTCCTTTGAGGTAACTCTTAGAGTGAAGTCCAATTATACATTAGTGGGCTTTTTATTTCGACAATCAATTCTTGGAGACGGAGAAGTAACTTTGGTCATAAGTAAGTCtttgttaaagataaattatagtatatttttggtaaaaaattcAGATGAGCAATTCGGCACCAGTAAGTAACTCAagcatttcaataataataattgcgcTTAAGCGACTAATATCACGCATAATTCATAGCAGATCATACAGCTATGGAACTATGTATGTCTGTTTAGTGATTTAAAATGATAAGCAATACCGTgacgaaattaatatttatagtgacGTCAAgtcgaaactaattaaaaaaaaaataagaattaaatatttttttataatattcttaaaatagacTTTGAACTTCCACTTAGTTTTTATTACGGTTTAATTATACCGATATCAGTCTCAGGCCGCAGCTTCGCCCGCGTTTGAGAGAGTGGGGAGAATGGGAGGGGGGAGGGGGTATATTGTTAAATGTTTCgtagtatttgtatttaatcaaAGATATGatgataaacaatatttttgggCAACCAAATTTGCAGCGTTACTTCGATGGGctgtaaaaatatcaataatattaatcgaTTACTATCACTACCAGTTATATTGTTTGACActtggtttttttattttatgatatgtatAGATGTACGGGctaatagaccacctgatgatCAATTGCTACCAAcgcacatagacattggtgctgtaagaaatattagccattttaCATCGCCATTGTGGCACCAACATTGGCTATTTGGCTCAATCACACATCAAACCGAAAAACCACAATGCTAAGTATATCAGTTTGGTGgaagaatacctgatgagtggcttattatattaagactcttttgtttaacattaacttgcaatttctttataattcactattttttgtttatacttatGGGATATATTCCACTGCCCTATAGAAAAGATATTTGTTCCAGAAAACGTTCGAGTTGATATGGTTTTcttgtatgatataataaaacaacaaaatggtAAACATAAGCTGCACTTCCAGGACTATCGTTATGGATCAATAGTCAGAGATGGTATAGAGTAcgactttaaaaatatgtacaatggaaataaagaaatgagtaagtttgtcaataatatttagtgcATTGAAGGCATcaatagcctattccaatcgtagaaggaatacaataaaataaaccttagatttacgtattccattaAATTTGCTAATAGCTTAGCTATATTTTACACTGCgaacagttcttgattattatatatttattgataatacaacataaatacttatatccactttaattttactataattttgtcGATAACAGCTTCGACGTTGATGTcgacaattttttattgttaattttgtatctACAAAGAAATTTTGCCCGTGACTTtgttgcttaaatatttttattaccaggcTGCATCACAATTTAAGTTCATGTCCAATATAAATGTTTCTCAATATAACTATCTGCCTGCATAAgaagtcatcatcatcattccaaattacattttgtttcgGAATGTGTCCTtgaagaaattaatataatcaagctctcgaccaatgatatcgtatCAACTCAATGTCAAATGTTCTTTATTAGGCTTATGCCTTTTTTGGCTATATATTTGTTGGCTTATGCTTGAAATATGCTATATACGGACTttgatttttcatatatttcatgCGGTTATGTTAAATGAATATGCTCGAATGTAAAGGAAAACAATATGAGGAAACTAATATGGATGAAATTTCGTCTTCACAATACTAATCGTGTAGCTATTTCCCCGCATTTCAGAAGTGTGTTGTAATGAGCTACAAAGTTTCTCCTCAAGAGGAGAGAAAACCAGCTGTAGGACATTTACCGAGTGTtactctaaataaaatatttgtttcaggtGATAGATTCCATGCTTTCCTTAATAAAAATTGGATTGTAATAACGGGCACATTTGGTAGAAATTTATACAATGCAATCGTTGATAGGATTTTCACGtccattaaaacatatataggGTCGAAGGATATTGAAGATATGCttatattttgaagtttatCAAATCGCttcagaaatatttatcaatatatatatttttaatttactttttgattatttttaaatattgtattcggTACATGTCGTTCTGGTTGATATTGATACAATAGCCATCAAGGGAGATCAACCAAGTGCTCAGAACACAAAAGACAGTGTAAAAATTCATAAACCAATGGGACGACAAATCCGGTAAGACTGAAATGAGTTAAGTCGTTAGAGAAACAGTTTACTGGTCTTGGTAACTGTTTATTGGGCACTTCTAAGCTTCGTCCTGCAACTGAGATTTTTTTGATAAGAAAACCCAATTACGTGTTAATTGTTTGACACTTgtgtttgaacccaggacctcaggATTGGCagcattataatgt is part of the Vanessa atalanta chromosome 10, ilVanAtal1.2, whole genome shotgun sequence genome and encodes:
- the LOC125066937 gene encoding circadian clock-controlled protein daywake-like isoform X1, producing MRAFVCTLIFVIQIALNYGSLPLIQYKCWTWDSACLTARAQALTPIFTAGFHEIGTERLDPMFIDSVNVKDQAGLKFDMQNVYIEGFKTATIDNISIDMNSRIIRLVFHADLSIKSSYRASGYLFSLPIFGHGDFLMRYDNVLTEMVIPFEIIKNTQGKNIINLKVYKYWFDVRGGGQFHLGNLYNNDTISSEGMHAIINQNWQLISMMYGGQMFDKINDNIFNAIRTYLHSQSLENIVLY
- the LOC125066937 gene encoding circadian clock-controlled protein daywake-like isoform X2, which encodes MPYGSLARSKLLIKESSGLSLPLIQYKCWTWDSACLTARAQALTPIFTAGFHEIGTERLDPMFIDSVNVKDQAGLKFDMQNVYIEGFKTATIDNISIDMNSRIIRLVFHADLSIKSSYRASGYLFSLPIFGHGDFLMRYDNVLTEMVIPFEIIKNTQGKNIINLKVYKYWFDVRGGGQFHLGNLYNNDTISSEGMHAIINQNWQLISMMYGGQMFDKINDNIFNAIRTYLHSQSLENIVLY